Below is a genomic region from Sorghum bicolor cultivar BTx623 chromosome 9, Sorghum_bicolor_NCBIv3, whole genome shotgun sequence.
CCCTGCTGCTTGGAGATTCGTGCCGCCGACAACTTCAGGCTTCAGAGGTAGTAGTACACCCGGACCTGGATCTACAGTACTAGCCTAGCCAGCGTGCACGGAGCTAGAAACGGCCCACCATTACCAACACAACACCTGACACGCGAAAGAGAGATGACGATCAACGGCTGCAGTACGTTATTGATTACTAGGTACTAGCAAGGTACCGACTCTAATGCCTtgtttaattccgaaaatattttaaatttcagcactgtagcatttttatttttatttgacaaatattattcaatcatggagtaactaggctcaaaagatttatatgatttacagataaactgtgcaattagtttttgttttcgtctatatttaatgctccatgcatgtaccacaaaattcgatgtgacgaagaatcttgaaaattttttagtttttaaggtgaactaaacaaggcccaagtgtgTGTTTCCTTCTtgttgtttttgttttggatTGACAACGCCCCCGAAGCATATCGTCTTGTCTATCTATCTTATACAAATAGCTATGAAAAATTAATAGTTTGTTCTCCAAATAGtccataattactaaataactaAATTCAAAATTAAGTTTGATTGAAAAatgatcatttgttgctttccaAATGATGGAAAAAGATGAACAACTAGGCTAAAAacttatcacattataattctaTAAAAGTCTAGATCCATGgagatataggaaaaataaacaaataaagacTCCAGTACGAACAGCATAGACCTCTTTGCCAGCACCTTAAAAAAATGACGGTAGTATTGAATCCAATACCATGCTAGAAATTGGATTTTGTTATGCATCTAGTTCTCTTGTCAGCGCCCATCCAACTAGACGTGGTTGCTAGTTGCCGCCTCGCAGCTGGGGCGGCGGCAACAACAAGCACAGCGATAGCGGATCCGTGTCCCTGTCCCTGTCCCTGTCCCGTGCGGCGGGAGCGGGACGCGCATCACAGCTTGGCAAAGCACTCGGAGGTTGCTCCCCTCCATGTCGCATCGGCACCGTACGGCCCGTCCGTTCGCTCGTCGACGTACCTGTAGGTGCCTGTACCCCCCATGCGCGCGCACGCCTACGGCCTACGTGTACGTGTCATCACACAGCCCGCAGGCCCAACGGTTGGGGGACGGACGGGCGCCGCGCCGGCCTACTTATTATTGCCGCgtgcattatatatatatatatatatatatatatatatatatatatatatatatatatagtaggtACTCCCTCCGCCCCGGGCTACTTATTaccgtgtaattaattttttatttttatctaaatttaatacttcatgcatgtaccacaagattcgatgtgacggggaatcttgaaaactttttagtttttgggataaactaaacaaggcctaacactaTGTGGAGCGGATTCCAATACATATCCATTGAGCACTCCGGCCACGAGGCAAATCAAGTAGCTTTATTCATGATTTAACTATCCTCGTTGAATAAAGTGTGTCGaattgttttttttataaaaaaactagATACATGTAACAAAGAGATTCAACTGCGAAAATGGAGATGCAAAAGTTTACTCGACCAAATTCCTCACCCTGGAGGTTATAGTTCGATATTAACACAAGTGTAGAACATACAAAACACACAAGATAGCTCAGAAAATATTGTTGCAATGCCTAAAATAATCTTCTAAAGATAATTCATCACAAATTGTCGATATGTCCGAGTGGTTAAGGAGACAGACTTGAAATCTGTTGGGCTTCGCCCGCGCAGGTTCGAACCCTGCTGTCGacggttttttttttaattttttctcATATTTTTTTTGTATAGAGTATCATCACAGTCATTCTGTTGGGCTCCCGGCCCTGACGCTGTTCCCCATTCGCGATCCCCTCGACAGAGAAGACCGGCTCGGCGGGCGGCCGCCGGCCTGGGCACCTGGCGCGGCCGCGCGGGCTCGGCGCTCCCGCAGGCGGCGGCCCGGGGAGTCGGCAGGCTGGCAGGGGGCGGTGGGCAGAgtcgcagagagagagagagagagagagagagagagagcatttGGAGCAGAACAAAGCAATTGCAGTGGTCTGATTTGCAGATTTGGGTGAGGGTGAGGATTCAGTTTCAATCTTCAGTATATTTGCTAGTTGCTATTGGTATTGAGTTCTACCTAATAGTGTGCATATATGTTTTCCATAGATTTGTTTTGGTTTGCAAAATGaagaacaaatcagttaatttggagacattgtggGATAGAGCAGTAGAGGCAAGAAAGGTAGAATCAGCCTCCCCATCAGTGTTGCAACCAGTTACTGTCGAGAGTGACGCTCAGCCTCAGAATCCATCTGTTGTTCCAGTTACTACAGAGCCAGAAGCCCAGAATAAGATAGCAATCAGTCAGAGAAGTGCAGAACCTGAGATAGGTAGCAATGGACCTGATATATAGCAGCAACCACAGAAGTGGGCGAAGAAGAAGAACATCAGCAGTACTCTACAGAAGGAGCTGAACCTTCTACTTGGTCCCCTATCAGAGATGGTGATGACTCATAGTATGAATCAATCAAGTGATGAAGCTATCTATGACATTGGCCTTCTCTCTCATTATCCAGGAAAGAGGATTCCAATCAAAAGATAATGATGTTAATGACCGGAATTCTGTGATCAAGGCATACATTGCATTAGGGCCGTGTCAGCAACGGAGTCACAATTTTCCTGTAAGGAGCGTTGGAGGTAAGCCTCGGTGCTTCATGCAACttggtttcatgaatttagatgGCTTGAATATAGTGTTGAGAAAGATGCCACATTTTTTTGTTTGATATTTGTTCAAACATAAAATTAATAGTTCTAGTGGAGATGCTTTTGTGAGGGGGGTAGAAATTGGCACATGAGAAAGAAGAGGATTGCTAAACATTGTAGAGCTATGACTAGTTTTCACAATATGGCTCAAGAGAGATATAATTCCGTCATTTCACCTAAAGCAACAATTGTTGAAAAGTTTGATGCAGTAAATGATAAGGAAAAGGCTCTTTATATTCCCGTTTGTCATATTCTGTTCAATGTGAAAGTGAGAATACCCAAGTTTTAAATCCTGCCTCCGCCACTAATCACTGGTCGAGATGCTAACTAACCCTGTTTAGCTTTGGCCTTTGGCGTCTCAGTCTCACCTAGTGGCTGCACACTTGCCCTTGGGAGGGCTCTGTGTGTGTTCTGTCGCTGCCCTTGCGTGCAGAGGTGCAAGCCTAAGAAACTAAGACCTGCTTCTTTTCATTGGAGCTTGTCACACATTTCGATAGAGCAACTATCAACTGAGGGTGTGCTTGGAAGGCCGAATCGGATCCGTTTCTAGGAAGAATCTGTAGAGTTCCAAACGGGTTTACAACGAAGAATCAGAGTGAATCGTTTCCCGTTTCCTTCGTAAAGACTCGAAACGGCGATTGCATAGGTTCGCTCTGCCTTCCTTCTGATGCCCATCTACTCTATTTTCTTGAAATTACCACAACTGCCATTGCCTGCCTTGCCTGTTTGACCGAGCCCTTGCACTCCGTGGGATGGACAGTGTGCTCTAGGTGCCCGACGTTGCCAACACCAGGAGGCACCGCCTCCTGTGCGCCCCTCCCCCGATCTCCTCCCATGGCGGCGACTGCGCGCTGCGACCACCTCTATGTTCCCTCCCTCCGACGATCCCCTTTCTTTGACGATGACTGTTATTGAAGTGTTATTAAGATATTACGCCTGTTATTCAAGTGTTAACTCAAACACGATGCACGACAAACTCCAGCTCACCTGCCAAACTGCAAAATTTTCCATGAACAAACATACTATCCTGCGCTCACCAAGCGCATTTCCCAGACCTTGTCGAGCAGCATGACCGTGACAGTAGACATGTACATGATCCACTCAAAAACAAACTTAACAAAAGTAAATTAACCAAAGTAGAATATGACTTTTGAGCAGGACATAGCATTGACAAGTTAGATCAACACTGAAATCTCACTAAAGTTTGTTGTCGTGATCAGCAGGGTCTAAAAGTACCAGTCTGCTATCACCGAGCTTCCATCAGTTAGACAAAATAAACAAGCAAACGGACTTCTCAGGTCTCAACTTCTTGAACGTTACATACGAATAACAAAATATAGGACAAGACTCACATTGCAAATGGTTGCTAAGCTTTTGCCTCAAACAAGTTAAATAAAACGTAGTGCTCCCTAATTTCAAAAGTAAAAATAATTGTTCCTTTCCTCAGTGGCATAGCTCTGAAAATGTTTCTTTGATTGTGATGACTTTAGCATAAACATCCTTCATTGTTGGTCGGTCTTTCGGTGTCTCTACAGAGCATGAGATACCAATCTTAATAAGATCCATGATGGTTCTTGTTATTTCATCCATTGTATGATTACCACCATCTTCTGTAACCGGAATTATAGAAGGATCTAGAATCTCAGGAATCTTTTGAGGAAATGCTTCTTCCACAAATTTGTGAAGGGTCAAACCCTTAGAAAACATCTCATCTGTCGGACGCTTCCCTGTGAGCATTTCTAAGATGGTAATTCCATAGCTGTAGACATCGCCCTCTGTTGAGAGTTTGCTCCCGAAGCCATATTCTGCAATATTGTAATTTATCATCATTGTACCTTCATGATATTGTTAATCATAAAAGCATATTCTCAGAGAGTAGGAAACTGAAACATACATATGAAGGGAAAATGCTCACCTGGTGCAATGTATCCGATTGATCCTCTTGGTCCAATTAAGCTTGTAGAACTTTGATTGCTTGAATAGCTAAAAGTGTGAAGAACCTTAGCCAATCCAAAGTCACCAAGATGTGCAACCATGGCATCATCAAGAAGTACATTGCTGGGTTTCAAATCACAATGGACCATAGCGGGAACGCAATGATTATGAAGATAATCCAAAGCAGAAGCTATGTCCATTGCTATTACTATTCTGGAGCCCAAACTCAATGGTTTTTGAATTCCATACTTGTTCAGTTTTGGATAGAGCCAGTTCTCGAGGCTGCCATTAGACATGTATTCAAGAATAACAGCCTTGAACTCATGTCCTGCTGAATCAATTGTTGAGCATGCAGTAATCACCTTCACGAGATTACGGTGTCTAGTATTCCTCAGGGCCTCACATTCAGCAAGGAAGCTGTTTGGTGCTCCAAGTTGATCAAGTTTGAATACTTTGATGGCAACTGTATGCTCCTCACTCCAAAATCTTCCTTTATAGACTAATCCACATTTTCCTGAGCCAACCAAGTTGTCTGATGAGAAACCGTTTGTTGCTTTGACTAGATCAGCATATTTGAAATTCTTCAAATCTATGTTGGATGGATGATCTACTCGTTGAACTTTCTTTCTCTTCTTTAGAAGGACTGCAAAGCATAATAGCAAGACTAGCGAAAGAGAAGCAAATCCTACAAACTTCAGAATTTTGGAGGTGTGTCTATGTCGTTTAGATATATCTGTATTGCATAGTGGCAGATGTAGCAACGGGGTACTGGCACATAGGTTCTTGTTCCCTTGAATGAACACATCACGTGCATCCTGAAATATCCCACCTGTTGGTACTGGTCCCTCAAAGTTGTTGAAGGACAAATTGAGAAGCTTCATAGAGCTAAAAGATTCAAAGAACTCCGGGATTTCACCGTAGAAGTTGTTCTGAGAAATGTCCATCTCAATGAGGCCTCGTAAAGCAATGAATGATTCTGGGATCCTCCCATCAAGAAGGTTCCCCTCCATGTGGAGGGACTCCAAATGAACACACTGACCTAGAGTGGAGGGTATTTGCCCAGTCAACATGTTATTAGAAATATTCAGCAGGCCAAGGTTGATGAAGCTGCCAATCTCTAGTGGTATTTGTCCGGAGAGTTGGTTGTGAGACAAGTCCAAGCCATTAGAAAGCGAAGAAAGAGTAAATACCTCCTTTGGTATGCTACCATCAAAGCTGTTATAAGAGAGGTTCAGCTTGTCTAAGTTCTTGCAATGTCCTAAAGCGCCTGGTATCCGGCCACTCAAGTTATTTTCTTGTAAGGAGAGCTCATTGAGTTGACTCAGGTTACCGAGGGAGAGTGGAATTTGTCCAGAAAGTTTGTTCTGCGATAAGCTTAGGGCGAACAGGTTTGGAAGATGACCTAGGGAGTAAGGAATATTTCCAGTAAGGAGGTTCTTCCCCATGTAAAGAACCTTGAGGCTTCTGAGGCGCTCTATCTCATTTGGAATGGTACCAGATATTTCATTTGCACTTAAAAACAATACCTCTAATGTACTGGACAGGTTCCCTATGGATTTCGGCAAGACTCCTTTGAGGGTGTTTCTATCCAGATACAAATTCACCAATTGCCTGCAATTTGTCAATGACGACAAGAAAGACCAGTCCCCAGCTTCAAGGTGGTTCATGGTTAGATCAAGTTCGATTAAGTTTGGCAGGGATCCAAACAAAGGAACAATACCATGAAATGCATTATCCCAGAGATTAATGATCTGGAGAGTGGTGGTGTTGGCTAGCGAAACAGGGATTTGACCAGTGAACTTGTTTCGAGCCACAATCAAATTTACAATTCTTGGAAGGTTATACCCAATATTAGCTGGAATTTCCCCAGTGAGATTATTCATACCCATGCCAAGGTGTGTGAGTGCTGACATGTTGTAAATGGAGTCTGGAACAGTCCCTGACAAAACATTGTTAGTCATGCCTAGAACTTGCAGGTTTGCTATTGTACCTATACTCATCGGGATGCTACCATGAAAACTGTTACCCTCAAGTGTGAGCCAGAGAAGGGAagaaaaattccccaaagtggAAGGTATTGTACCtgtaagaccatttgattgcaATATAAGATACTGTAAGGGTGAGTCAGTATTTGAGAGAACAGGTATGGATCCAACAAAGTTGTTCTCTGCAAGCACTAACATCTGAAGTGATGTGCTGTTAAACAGTGACAGAGGAAGCTCTCCACTAAGATAATTGTTTCTTAAGCCCAATAGTTGAAGCGATGAACTATTAGCTAGTAGCAATGGTATTGGTCCTGTGAGACTATTGTTGTTGAGAATAACAGAGACAAGAGAAGAGCTGCTTCCAAGAGAAATTGGAATGTTGCCCGTCAGATAATTACCAGAAAGATGTAAAACAGAAAGGTTGCTGAGGCTCCCCAAACCTTCCGGGATACTTCCGCTGAGGGAATTACTTGAAAGATCAATGACCTTCAAGCCAAAGCATGATGATAGAGACTCTGGGATCCTGCCACTAATAAAATTGTTGGAGCTGAGGTTAAGGTATCTCAGCCTATTCAATTGGCCAAGTTCAGCTGGGATCTGACTATGCAGTTGATTATTTGGCAAGTGGATCCTTGTGAGGAAAGTGAGGTTACCAATGCAAGGAGGTATTTGGCCATGGAGGTCGAGTGACTCAAGGTCCAGTGCAACAACACGAGATGAGTGTCTCTTGCTGCATGTAACACCGGACCAACTGCAGAACTGCGTCGAATCATTCTTCCATGAAGGTAGGATCCCAGTAGGGTCTGAGACTGAGAGGTGGTGCTTAAGGCAGAGGAGTGCTTCCATGTCGTCGTTAGATTCACGATGAAGAGGTGTAGCACCTAGTGAAGGTGTAGCAAGTGCCGAAAGAGAAGCCAAGAGAATGATCAATGGCAGTGAGGAGCTGAGAGTGCCTACAGGGGCCATATATGTTCTGTGAGACATTGTTATTTTGCAGTGGACGTGTGCTTTTGCCTTCAGTGATTTTCTATAGTGGTGGATATGCTGCATTTATAGAAGGCAGGTCGGCTGCAGCCAGCTTGCTGTAAAGACTTGTGTGGAACGGCTCAGCCAGCTTCTTTAGAGATGGCTGGTACAAAGGTTAAGACAAGTTTTGTACAACAGGAACAATTACAGGATGAGGACTCTAGGTCCGTGTACAGGGTAGCACAAAACAGACCTATACAAAACTTCTAATACAAAGAGACAACCTGATATATTACGCATATCCTTGGTTATCCCTCAATCACAGCTTGCACAAGTTGAATTgttcctaaacttttgaaaacttacagttGATCATCACAAGTACAAAAGTTCTTGAGCAACCTGTTCTGTCACAAAATGATAATTCATTTTAATTTGTTCAGTTCTGACATGGAAAACTGGATTTGCAGACACCGAAGAATAGGAAACCTTTGAATATAAAACTGATAGTTCACCTTGAAGCATTTGTATCCTTATCCACAATTGCATTAGCAAGTGACTTATATTTTGCTTCAGTGCTAGACCTGAAAACAGTTACTTATTTTCTAGCACTCCTTGCTATAAGATTTGGTCCCAGAAACTGAGAAACATAACGAATCCCCTTGTGGATCTTCTATCATTTTTTGAACAATGTGTACAGTGAGcatttaagaaagcactcaccaGAAGTGGCTTTGATTTAGCCCATAGTCAATTGTACTTGTAGACTTGTACTGGCCACATCTAAGAATTATTTTGAACGCGGTATAATGAACCAAAGTAGTAGAGGGAAGATACTGACAAACTTATGTCTGGCCTAGTCAAGTTTCAATATAATATTGCAAGCCACCAACAATACTTATGTATCTTGTAGCAATATCATTGTTCAATAATGTATCACGAACATTAGATATCAGTTTTTTTCTGAAACCGACATGGTTGGATTATTAACTGTCTTGCATTAATCTTTCAACCCAGCACGATGAATTCAGTCCTTGGCATACTTTTACTGAGTCAACATCAGCAATATATGTCCAGAGCAAGCCGATAAGTGGACCAGCAATCATCATGAAGACCGTTGGAACAAAGTTTCAACAGCCCGTTTCGCTTGAGCTCACTACAAGTCTACAACATTGCCATAAACATATAGTATAAACCAAGAAATGTATGACAGCAGCTCCTTGTTTAAAAAAAGAAGCGGTAAGTGTGTCAACTTTGAATGTTAGCTTGCATTACATATTTTGCCGGTTAGGCAGAACTTGACTCATGACCACAAAGAGACTTGTCAAATTTACACACAAAGCGCAGCAAAGACTTATCTTCATATCCAGGTGATTGTCacacatatataaaatatttagCCATGTAAACTATTGTGTGGAATGGCTTGGCAAGGCTGCCGGCCAGCTTTATTATATACACGGGGGTTGGTAATGGTAAGGACCAAGTTAAGTTCGGTTACAACAGGAGTCACAGATAAGTAAACTCTAGTAGCAAAGAGACATAGACGAACTTCTAATAATAATACAACAAGAGAGATGTAGAACCTGATACATTGCGTATTTGTATTTGTATGCATGCGTTTTTTCTTTGCCCGTCAATTTGCTAGCAATTTCCTAAGAGAAGACAGCCCTAGTGGCTTTCCTAGCAATTTCCTAAGAGAAGTTCTTGACTTGCAGTCAAGTCTTGTGCTGAAACGGTCCATTTAGAAATTACAGCAAGGAATTGACTGAGACTTGCCAACTTCCTGCTGCAGCAAAACAAACAAGAGCAGCGGCAGGTTATCTTACAGTGGTTTGGTTGCAGCTGCAGCCTGCTGCCAACGGCTATTAATAGGCGCCAGAAGCATTGTGATTTTGTAGCTAGCAATCATCCTCGATCGATGCCTGGGAAAATGCCAGCAAACGGCTGCGTTTTCCTGGCTCGGTTGCTTCTTGTTATCTTGTTGGTCATGTTACTAATGATTCACAGATGTACATCAGCAATTATACATGGTGAAGCACCGGGTGGTAAGTAGCTCATATGTTTCATCATTTATATGAGTGATCAGCGTGTTCGATCAACTGCTCTGTGCCTTCTGCATATATGTTCATGGCCTGGTATTTATATTTTCAACGTCATTGTCGCAGATCCTCCGGTACAGGGAGGTACTGATTGCTGTGCTATTGGGGGCTGTTGTGTATGATATACAGTCTTTTTCTGCCCCCATATGCATCCTGCAGGGCAGTGAGCATTCTCAGGGGGACAGTGTTGTGTGGACGACCGTGTCTATGCTCGCTTGAGCATCTCTCTTGTCTTTTATTCTACTTTTAAATTCGTAGTATAAGTGTAACTGAGGTATATGGATTTGAGAAATTTTACAGTGCTTTGAATAAATGGCAGTCACTCATTTGGTGAGATCTAATAATGGTTAAAAAATAGGAAGAACCTATCAAGAGGAACTTAAGGTATGGACTGGAACCTAAATTTAGTGGACCATTGTAAATCTATTTCAAAGGGTATAACTGTACTTCCAACACAAACAAATCCATGACCCATAATCCATGACACCAGCAAGCAGCAGTAGTCAACATGCTGCTGCATAAAACAGAGGATAGATCAACATGTTGCGGCTGCAAGATTATCAGACACCTGTAATGCTGTAAAGATTTTGTTACGGACACATGTAAGAGATCTCTGTAATATGAAATAAGTGCTTTGAGCAGGCAGAAATTAGCTAACAgaaaacaaacagaatcccaaGAGCAATGATCGAATAAGATGGAACCTTTTTGTTTCTTTGGTGTTGTGAATAGACCAAGAACCATCCTGGCATGCAGTGTGATGAAAGTACGGGTACCAGCTTGATAAACTGATGTTACAGCATATACATAGATTAAAATCGCAAGCAGGATTGAATTTCTATGACCGATGGCTAGCAATTTTTATCGGGAGAGGAACCGGTGGTTCCTCCCAAACAAATTAACAAGTCTCGAGCAAAGGGTCAGCTGGTTTTCTCCGGTTCATTTTTCTTTCCCTTTCCATGTAATCCTAGTGTTATTAGTGTATTATATTTGAGCAAGAGCTTCACCAATGGCCATATTTCTTTCCAATCATATTAAACTTACATATTACTCCCTCCGACCAAAAAAGTGATGTATTGGGATTTTTTTTCAGACAAATTAGTGGAGAGAAATGTCCTAATACTCTTGGTTTGTCATACATGATTCTTAGAAAGAAAAGATGGCGTGTGGTTTAGTTCCTTAATTAAGACGCGCTGAGCGCAGGAGGCAACCAAAGTCAACGCATATCAATTCATAATTTTGGTGCCTGGGTTTTGTATTACAAAATTTACTCTCTACACACGAAAAGTGTTGCCATCAGCCCATCACTAAGGTGACTCAGACAATGAATCTTAtattttaaggccttgtttggatgtagtcggattcgtatcaatccacatgtgttggggtgggttggagtagaacttgaactaaattccaccccaatccactccaacacatgtggattgagatgaatccgacaacatccaaacaaggcctaaaggttCTGGGTATGAGTCAGTGTACCAAAATGGCTGACCACGTCAGGCCTAATTTTTGAAAACTCCAATCCCTCTGGGATCTAGACTTTTCCCTAGAGAGATAATCCATAAGAATATCATCTTAATTACTATTCTAGTTCTTAGTGGCGGGTTTTCTGTCCCTGGATTTTGCTCCCCTTTGCTTCCAAAGAAGGCCTCAGTGAGTTATTTCGTTCATGGTCGATGATTCGGTATGTACACCTCTATGTGTTtatacaaataaataaataaaagggaaCTGTTGGTGAGGCGTATTTTTGCCGTACCCAATAGTTCTTAAAAGGGTTCTAGAACCAAACTTTTTGGACATAATAATCTTTCATATATTGATGGATATATGCTCTAAGGTTTAAGGgtggagaaaaaaaaactttaaacCCAAACCCGATCTATACTTACTTATAATACCTAAAACCTAGTCTTGGTACCTGAATTTTCCGAATAGCCTAACTTGCAATGAGCCCAGAATTGAGATGGACCAAATTCGGCTTttagttgggccttgtttagttaataaaaaaatttgtaaatttttttagattctccgtcatatcgaatcttatggcatgtgcatggaacattaaatatatatataaaagaaataactaattatatagtttatctgtaatctgCGAGATAAATTTTGAAGTCTAGTTATTCCAGgagtggacaatatttgtcaaatacaaacgaaagtactacagtgtctattttataaaaaaaaaattagaactaaacaaggctcccAAACCTTGCAATCATCGACCCACTTTTCACCTTAACCTGAATAGCTGTTGTGAATGACGGCGAATAAACGACGAAGAACACATAAAATCAAAACATAACAGAGACACAAGATTTAACATGGAAAACCCCTCCAATACGAAGGGGTAAAATCACGGGTGCCAACCAGCAAACACTCTTTACTATTATCAAGAGTTGGATTACAACGCCGTGCGACGGCTTACAAGACCATACATTAGATGAAACTCTAATTTAGATAGAAGTCGACCTTTATAATATAGTACAATTGAATTTAGAACATATTCAACGATAGCTGCCGCCCGCCACGCACTGCAGGCGTCCGTTGACCGTCTTCCCAGTCCTTTTATCGGCATCATTATCATCGAGTCTGTTTACGATCAACTAGTGTTTTAAAAGTACCTTACACCTGAGTGTTATATGGCTTCAAAGGGCAATGCTACGGTACACCCTTTACTTCTTAGGAGGTAATATCTCAAATAAATCTGAGTCATTGATTCTTTAATTTCTTTTTTAGTCAGTTAATGAATTAGTCaatctaaaaaagaaaaaagatatgTTGTCTAAGGATGGCAACGGGTCGGGTTTGGATCGAGTGGAGTCTCCGTGCACCCAAAACCGAAACCCGAAGTCGAAACCCGAAACCAAAACCGAAACCGATTCAGGTGAAAATTTAGTACCAAAACCAAACCCGCGGATACCCGAAACCCGAACGGATACCCCAAACCCGTGGATATATAGACACATATTCACATGTATAAACAAGATGCAAcaaataataaatattttcatgaGTTAACATTGAATAAATTTAATAATCTaagtaaataaattattattatcatattataaaatataaattttaatttcaaatGATTTATTTCGGATATCATTGGATATCCACGGGTAGAAAACCAAACCCAAAACCAAACCCGATCGGTTTCTGGGCCCTGAACCCGAAAACCATGGACGAAAAACtaccaccaaaaccaaaaccgctGGACCCGAAACCCGCGGATATCCGAACCAAAACCGACCCGCTGCCATCCTTAATGTTGTGAAGTCCTCAAATCAGGAAGAGAATCTGGAGCATGGCCTTTCCTTTCCT
It encodes:
- the LOC8071225 gene encoding putative receptor-like protein kinase At3g47110 — encoded protein: MAPVGTLSSSLPLIILLASLSALATPSLGATPLHRESNDDMEALLCLKHHLSVSDPTGILPSWKNDSTQFCSWSGVTCSKRHSSRVVALDLESLDLHGQIPPCIGNLTFLTRIHLPNNQLHSQIPAELGQLNRLRYLNLSSNNFISGRIPESLSSCFGLKVIDLSSNSLSGSIPEGLGSLSNLSVLHLSGNYLTGNIPISLGSSSSLVSVILNNNSLTGPIPLLLANSSSLQLLGLRNNYLSGELPLSLFNSTSLQMLVLAENNFVGSIPVLSNTDSPLQYLILQSNGLTGTIPSTLGNFSSLLWLTLEGNSFHGSIPMSIGTIANLQVLGMTNNVLSGTVPDSIYNMSALTHLGMGMNNLTGEIPANIGYNLPRIVNLIVARNKFTGQIPVSLANTTTLQIINLWDNAFHGIVPLFGSLPNLIELDLTMNHLEAGDWSFLSSLTNCRQLVNLYLDRNTLKGVLPKSIGNLSSTLEVLFLSANEISGTIPNEIERLRSLKVLYMGKNLLTGNIPYSLGHLPNLFALSLSQNKLSGQIPLSLGNLSQLNELSLQENNLSGRIPGALGHCKNLDKLNLSYNSFDGSIPKEVFTLSSLSNGLDLSHNQLSGQIPLEIGSFINLGLLNISNNMLTGQIPSTLGQCVHLESLHMEGNLLDGRIPESFIALRGLIEMDISQNNFYGEIPEFFESFSSMKLLNLSFNNFEGPVPTGGIFQDARDVFIQGNKNLCASTPLLHLPLCNTDISKRHRHTSKILKFVGFASLSLVLLLCFAVLLKKRKKVQRVDHPSNIDLKNFKYADLVKATNGFSSDNLVGSGKCGLVYKGRFWSEEHTVAIKVFKLDQLGAPNSFLAECEALRNTRHRNLVKVITACSTIDSAGHEFKAVILEYMSNGSLENWLYPKLNKYGIQKPLSLGSRIVIAMDIASALDYLHNHCVPAMVHCDLKPSNVLLDDAMVAHLGDFGLAKVLHTFSYSSNQSSTSLIGPRGSIGYIAPEYGFGSKLSTEGDVYSYGITILEMLTGKRPTDEMFSKGLTLHKFVEEAFPQKIPEILDPSIIPVTEDGGNHTMDEITRTIMDLIKIGISCSVETPKDRPTMKDVYAKVITIKETFSELCH